Proteins from a single region of Catenulispora acidiphila DSM 44928:
- a CDS encoding enoyl-CoA hydratase-related protein: MDVTNRAPNGVPHKAIRVFEFGTGSAPVIDDALISALHRALDKALAAPECRILLLTSATPGVFNVGMNVAAAGQAGVGVGGEGEDENEAAAARRTGGAYFDLLERFTLAPLIVAAAVEGRVAGGGVGLVAACDFVAASEAATFGLPEALWGLLPCCVLPFLIRRVGFARAYSMALTTRPVSAPEAVACGLADEISEHPGTAIRRLALRADKIDTATIAALKAYSQRLWPLPDGVRDLAVDELGRLMTLPAVRGRMAAFANGGRFPWEG; this comes from the coding sequence GTGGACGTGACGAACCGCGCGCCGAACGGCGTCCCGCACAAGGCGATCCGGGTCTTCGAGTTCGGCACTGGAAGTGCTCCGGTGATCGACGACGCGCTCATCAGTGCCCTGCATCGCGCGCTGGACAAGGCGCTCGCCGCACCCGAATGCCGGATTCTGCTCCTGACGTCGGCGACGCCGGGCGTCTTCAACGTCGGGATGAACGTCGCGGCGGCCGGACAAGCCGGGGTCGGGGTCGGAGGCGAGGGCGAGGACGAAAACGAGGCCGCCGCCGCCCGGCGCACCGGCGGCGCGTACTTCGACCTGCTCGAGCGCTTCACGCTCGCGCCGCTGATCGTCGCGGCTGCCGTCGAGGGTCGGGTGGCCGGCGGCGGGGTCGGCCTGGTGGCGGCCTGCGACTTCGTGGCAGCCAGCGAGGCAGCGACCTTCGGTCTCCCCGAGGCGCTGTGGGGACTGCTGCCGTGCTGCGTCCTGCCGTTCCTGATCCGCCGGGTCGGGTTCGCCAGGGCCTACTCCATGGCGCTGACGACGCGGCCGGTCAGCGCGCCCGAGGCCGTCGCGTGCGGGCTGGCCGACGAGATCAGCGAGCATCCGGGCACTGCGATACGGCGCCTGGCGCTGCGCGCCGACAAGATCGACACCGCGACGATCGCGGCGCTGAAGGCGTACTCCCAGCGGCTGTGGCCGCTGCCGGACGGCGTCCGGGACCTGGCGGTGGACGAGCTCGGCCGGCTCATGACCCTGCCGGCGGTGCGCGGCCGGATGGCCGCCTTCGCGAACGGCGGCAGGTTCCCCTGGGAGGGGTGA